The genomic segment TTCTGGGAGCTGGCGACGCTGATCGACATCATGCTGCTCGGGCACTGGATCGAGATGAAGTCGGTGCTCGGCGCCTCGGCCGCGCTCGAGAGCCTGGTGCGGCTCATGCCGGCCGAGGCGCACCTGGTGGCCGCCGACGGCTCGACGCGGGAGGTGCCCGTCACGGAGCTGCAGCGTGGCGACCGCGTGCTGGTCAAGCCGGGCGAGAAGATCCCCACGGACGGCACGATCGTCCAGGGCCAGACCTCCGTCAACGAGGCCATGCTGACGGGCGAGAGCAGGCCCGTGGAGAAGGGCGAGGGCGCGACCGTGATCGGGGGCGCGGTCAACGGCGAGGCGGCCATCACGGTCGAAGTGCGGAAGACCGGGGACGAGACGTACCTCTCGCAGGTCATCGCCATGGTCCGACAGGCCCAGGAGTCTCGCTCGCGCTCTCAGGACCTCGCCAACCGGGCGGCCGTCTGGCTGACGGTGGTTGCGCTCGGAGGCGGCGCCGTGACCCTGGTGGCCTGGCTCGCCATCGGCGCCCCCTTCCCGTTCGCGCTCGCCCGGACGGTGACGGTCATGGTCATCGCCTGCCCGCACGCCCTCGGCCTCGCCGTGCCCCTCGTGGTCGCCGTCTCCACCGCGCTCTCAGCGGGCAACGGCCTCCTCATCCGCGACCGCTCGGCCTTCGAGCGCGCCCGCGCCCTCGACGCGATCGTGTTCGACAAGACGGGTACGCTCACGGAGGGGCGCTTCGGCGTCACCGACGTCATCCTGCTCGCCAAACGGAGCGAGGAGGATCTCTTGCGCCTGGCGGCCAGCCTGGAGAGCCAGTCGGAGCACCCCATCGCCGCCGGCATCGTGCGGGGCGCCCAGGACAGGAAGATCCCGTTCCCGTCACCCGCGGAGTTCCGCGCCATCCCCGGCAAGGGTGCCGAGGCCTTGGTGGACGATGCGCGCGTGAAGGTGGTGAGCCCGGGCTACCTGAAAGCCGAGGGCCTCGAGGTCGACAACGCGCGAGTCCGTGAGGTCGCCGAGCAAGGGAAGACCGTCGTTTACGTGCTGGTGAACGACCGCCTGGAGGGAGCCATCGCGCTC from the Candidatus Methylomirabilota bacterium genome contains:
- a CDS encoding copper-translocating P-type ATPase; the encoded protein is MVADFRRRFWISLILSIPVLALAPLLQRWLGLSDVLAFPGDRAVQTVLATAIYFYGGWPFLRGFAAELGKRQPGMMTLIALAITVAWGYSVLVALGLRGEVFFWELATLIDIMLLGHWIEMKSVLGASAALESLVRLMPAEAHLVAADGSTREVPVTELQRGDRVLVKPGEKIPTDGTIVQGQTSVNEAMLTGESRPVEKGEGATVIGGAVNGEAAITVEVRKTGDETYLSQVIAMVRQAQESRSRSQDLANRAAVWLTVVALGGGAVTLVAWLAIGAPFPFALARTVTVMVIACPHALGLAVPLVVAVSTALSAGNGLLIRDRSAFERARALDAIVFDKTGTLTEGRFGVTDVILLAKRSEEDLLRLAASLESQSEHPIAAGIVRGAQDRKIPFPSPAEFRAIPGKGAEALVDDARVKVVSPGYLKAEGLEVDNARVREVAEQGKTVVYVLVNDRLEGAIALADIIRPESREALARLKAMGIKVMMLTGDATAVARWVARELALDEFFAEVLPDQKAAKIKEVQERGLTVAMIGDGVNDAPALTQADVGIAVGAGTDVAIESADIVLVRSDPRDVTAIVDLARATYRKMVQNLWWATGYNAVAIPVAAGVLSPAGILLTPAAGAVLMSVSTVIVAINARLLRLQR